The proteins below are encoded in one region of Candidatus Thermoplasmatota archaeon:
- a CDS encoding glycerophosphodiester phosphodiesterase produces the protein MNAWRTRPPLILAHRGASHAAPENSFAAFDLALDEGADGFELDVRLTRDGVPVVMHDRDLLRTTGKAGLVDLLTAREIEAYRIDDAPVPTLAAVFDRYKGRALFDVELKSWDAEQPGLVRAVHEAARRAGVLDDVLVTSFDPFACAAWRETGGLAGLLVGAAPGPEEAALAAASFDALLPPAVDLTAETAMAALNAGALLYVWTVNDPAVARDALALGAHGVITDEPRRIRDALR, from the coding sequence GTGAACGCCTGGCGGACCCGACCGCCGCTCATCCTCGCGCACCGCGGCGCGAGCCACGCCGCGCCCGAGAACTCCTTCGCCGCGTTCGACCTCGCCCTCGACGAGGGCGCCGACGGGTTCGAGCTCGACGTGCGCCTCACGCGGGACGGCGTGCCCGTCGTGATGCACGACCGCGACCTCCTCCGGACGACCGGGAAGGCGGGCCTCGTGGACCTCCTCACGGCCCGCGAGATCGAAGCGTACCGGATCGACGACGCGCCCGTCCCGACGCTCGCCGCGGTCTTCGACCGCTACAAGGGGCGCGCGCTCTTCGACGTGGAGCTCAAGAGCTGGGACGCGGAGCAGCCGGGCCTCGTGCGCGCCGTCCACGAGGCCGCGCGTCGCGCGGGCGTCCTCGATGACGTGCTCGTCACGAGCTTCGACCCCTTCGCGTGCGCCGCCTGGCGCGAGACGGGGGGCCTCGCGGGCCTCCTCGTGGGGGCCGCGCCCGGGCCCGAGGAAGCCGCCCTCGCCGCGGCGAGCTTCGACGCCCTCCTCCCGCCCGCGGTAGACCTCACGGCCGAGACGGCGATGGCCGCGCTCAACGCGGGCGCGCTCCTCTACGTGTGGACCGTGAACGATCCGGCGGTCGCGCGCGACGCGCTCGCGCTCGGCGCGCACGGCGTCATCACGGACGAGCCGCGGCGCATCCGCGACGCCCTCAGGTGA
- a CDS encoding HD domain-containing protein — protein MKKIRDPIHNYIEVDDAALAVINTPRFQRLRRVHQLGTANLVYPGANHSRFEHSLGAYHLARLAGRALGVPADEALDLALAALLHDVGHGPLSHLTDRILRESFGHEHVGISRALVLGEPFRDALAARGADPVRVADLLVGKGRLGELIAGAIDVDRMDYLVRDGHYTGVNIGVDLHRLVHEFRLTRDGLALHVSGLAAAEMLLTTRFMMYTTVYFHPTCRIAEGMQERALMLAVEAGEIEPRALPTLDDAEVLVALRRSATPARGLQEALDRRDLMKLASAFAADEIAPEALGPLVDHPAAAARAEAAIASRAGVPPHAVIVDAAEPPVAAPPDVRVVDDDGNVTSLADASHLVAHLGEAQRDHWRLRVFAWAADRPRVARAARDVLARGQGLKAGSL, from the coding sequence TTGAAGAAGATCCGTGACCCGATCCACAACTACATCGAGGTCGACGATGCGGCCCTCGCCGTCATCAACACGCCGCGCTTCCAGCGCCTGCGCCGCGTCCACCAGCTCGGCACGGCGAACCTCGTGTACCCCGGCGCGAACCACAGCCGCTTCGAGCACAGCCTCGGCGCGTATCACCTCGCGCGCCTCGCGGGCCGCGCCCTCGGCGTCCCCGCCGACGAGGCGCTCGACCTCGCGCTCGCCGCGCTCCTGCACGACGTCGGTCACGGACCGCTATCCCATCTCACGGACCGGATATTGCGCGAGAGCTTCGGGCACGAGCACGTCGGCATCTCCCGCGCCCTCGTCCTCGGCGAGCCTTTCCGCGACGCGCTCGCGGCGCGCGGCGCGGATCCCGTGCGCGTCGCCGACCTCCTCGTCGGCAAGGGTCGCCTCGGGGAGCTCATCGCGGGCGCGATCGACGTCGACCGCATGGACTACCTCGTGCGCGACGGCCACTACACGGGCGTCAACATCGGCGTCGACCTCCACCGCCTCGTGCACGAGTTCCGCCTCACGCGCGACGGCCTCGCGCTCCACGTCTCGGGCCTCGCGGCCGCCGAGATGCTCCTCACGACGCGCTTCATGATGTACACGACCGTGTACTTCCACCCGACCTGCCGCATCGCGGAAGGCATGCAGGAGCGCGCGCTCATGCTTGCGGTCGAAGCGGGCGAGATCGAACCCCGCGCGCTCCCGACGCTCGACGACGCCGAGGTGCTCGTCGCGCTCCGTCGCTCGGCGACGCCCGCGCGCGGGCTCCAGGAAGCGCTCGACCGGCGCGACCTCATGAAGCTCGCATCCGCGTTCGCGGCGGACGAGATCGCGCCCGAGGCGCTCGGGCCCCTCGTCGACCATCCGGCGGCCGCGGCGCGCGCCGAGGCCGCCATCGCGTCGCGGGCGGGCGTCCCTCCCCATGCGGTCATCGTGGACGCCGCCGAGCCGCCCGTCGCCGCGCCCCCCGACGTGCGCGTCGTGGACGACGACGGGAACGTGACGTCGCTCGCGGACGCGAGCCATCTCGTCGCGCACCTCGGCGAGGCGCAGCGGGACCACTGGCGTCTAAGGGTCTTCGCGTGGGCGGCGGACCGCCCGCGCGTGGCGCGCGCCGCGCGCGACGTCCTCGCCCGAGGCCAAGGCTTAAAAGCGGGAAGCCTGTAG
- a CDS encoding DUF87 domain-containing protein, protein MASEGEELGRIIGDSVTHLQFRCRNDRDVFVGDLVVAEDEATGTRFLFRVTNVRHGAEAMGPDWMARTAGAMIAMDDHGQEHRLHEADQRLYKVGLGVPLGYVKEGAFRKAKSLAPHFGVVRRAASDDYKFLAEFMGDIEVGYLRSGETHVAFPVGIDGAKSFPYHVGIFATTGMGKSNLMKVLAGSALERGRYGVLLVDPHGEYYDGGAAGRKGLRDHPAAPGRLSVYSTRDLKGPHHRLTFSAHEIETTDILNLFEMSSAQKDFIDAARGHYGPAWIVELGEKTEAQVMAEVPGRFHEGTVAVVKRKLRRLVRNGMVHKDAKVTVTKPILADLRAGKVVLVDSSGLTEAEELLVSTVLARFILEENKKLFGDAAFDAMPPVLITLEEAQRVLGGGEGRQSVFAQIAREGRKFKTGLCAITQQPKLLDREVVSQFNTLFIMGLADKRDRDILQDSAKQDVSALENEIQMLMPGEVLITSPYAPFAVPGLVHLYERHLETRPKRDEPAPAARPPPADFY, encoded by the coding sequence GTGGCGAGCGAGGGCGAGGAGCTCGGACGCATCATCGGCGACAGCGTGACGCACCTGCAGTTCCGCTGCCGCAACGACCGCGACGTCTTCGTCGGCGACCTCGTCGTCGCCGAGGACGAGGCGACCGGCACGCGCTTCCTCTTCCGCGTCACGAACGTGCGCCACGGCGCCGAGGCGATGGGCCCGGACTGGATGGCGCGCACGGCCGGCGCGATGATCGCGATGGACGACCACGGCCAGGAGCACCGTCTCCACGAGGCCGACCAGCGCCTCTACAAGGTCGGCCTCGGCGTGCCGCTCGGCTACGTGAAGGAGGGCGCGTTCCGCAAGGCGAAGTCGCTTGCGCCCCATTTCGGCGTCGTGCGCCGCGCGGCCTCGGACGACTACAAGTTCCTCGCCGAGTTCATGGGCGACATCGAGGTCGGATACCTCCGCTCCGGCGAGACCCATGTTGCCTTCCCCGTCGGCATCGACGGCGCGAAGTCCTTCCCGTACCACGTCGGCATCTTCGCGACCACGGGCATGGGCAAGAGCAACCTCATGAAGGTGCTCGCGGGAAGCGCCCTCGAACGCGGCCGCTATGGGGTCCTCCTCGTCGATCCGCACGGCGAATACTACGACGGCGGCGCCGCGGGCCGCAAGGGCCTTCGCGACCACCCCGCCGCCCCCGGCCGGCTCTCGGTGTACTCGACGCGCGACCTCAAGGGCCCGCACCACCGGCTCACGTTCAGCGCGCACGAGATCGAGACGACCGACATCCTCAACCTCTTCGAGATGTCGAGCGCGCAGAAGGACTTCATCGACGCCGCGCGCGGCCACTACGGGCCCGCGTGGATCGTGGAGCTCGGCGAGAAGACCGAAGCGCAGGTCATGGCCGAGGTCCCGGGCCGCTTCCACGAGGGCACGGTCGCGGTCGTGAAGCGCAAGCTCCGCCGCCTCGTGCGCAACGGCATGGTCCACAAGGACGCGAAGGTCACGGTCACGAAGCCGATCCTCGCCGACCTGCGCGCGGGCAAGGTCGTGCTCGTCGACTCCTCCGGTCTCACCGAGGCCGAGGAGCTCCTCGTCTCGACGGTGCTTGCCCGCTTCATCCTCGAGGAGAACAAGAAGCTCTTCGGCGACGCGGCCTTCGACGCCATGCCGCCCGTCCTCATCACGCTCGAGGAGGCCCAGCGCGTCCTCGGCGGCGGCGAAGGCCGTCAGAGCGTCTTCGCTCAGATCGCGCGCGAGGGCCGGAAGTTCAAGACGGGCCTCTGCGCGATCACGCAGCAGCCGAAGCTCCTCGACCGCGAGGTCGTGAGCCAGTTCAACACCCTCTTCATCATGGGCCTCGCGGACAAGCGCGACCGCGACATCCTGCAGGACTCCGCGAAGCAGGACGTGAGCGCGCTCGAGAACGAGATCCAGATGCTCATGCCGGGCGAGGTGCTCATCACGAGCCCGTACGCGCCCTTCGCGGTCCCGGGCCTCGTCCACCTCTACGAGCGCCACCTCGAGACGCGCCCGAAGCGCGACGAGCCGGCCCCGGCGGCGAGGCCCCCGCCCGCGGACTTCTATTAG
- a CDS encoding DNA repair exonuclease, with translation MRYLHVSDTHVGFSQHAKLNAHGLNVREQDFFDAFRRAVDIALERRVDFVLHSGDVFDAVRPSNRAVAHVMEQVKRLGEAGIPFVAIAGNHEAPKLRETGSVLRFLDFLPGTHAVYKGRRETVRLGDVAIHAVPHVPSSEGLLAEIDAARPDPAARWNVLAFHAGVIGVADFTGGEFNEVNVPTSALRRDMDDIAVGHYHKATRLAENAWYAGATERTSFKERAEPKGVRLVDLARGTSEFVEIPTRRMLDLPAIECSDLAEVEIAPAILRALGEADLAGAVARLVVRDVPTHVVRTIDHGAIRRLAEAAVHLNVEYERVSTERAPGQAPEAIGGLRAEFGAFMDAAVVPTQKERLKAMGLDYLEAAERGDPA, from the coding sequence TTGCGCTACCTGCACGTTTCGGACACCCACGTCGGCTTCTCGCAGCACGCGAAGCTGAACGCGCATGGCCTGAACGTGCGGGAGCAGGACTTCTTCGACGCGTTCCGGCGGGCGGTGGACATCGCCCTCGAACGGCGCGTCGACTTCGTGCTCCATTCGGGCGACGTCTTCGACGCGGTGCGTCCGTCGAACCGGGCCGTCGCGCACGTGATGGAGCAGGTGAAGCGCCTCGGGGAAGCGGGGATCCCGTTCGTCGCGATCGCGGGGAACCACGAGGCCCCGAAGCTCCGCGAAACCGGGTCCGTGCTGCGTTTCCTCGATTTCCTGCCGGGGACGCACGCGGTCTACAAGGGCCGTCGCGAGACGGTGCGGCTCGGCGACGTCGCGATCCACGCCGTCCCGCACGTTCCCTCGAGCGAGGGGCTCCTCGCGGAGATCGACGCGGCGAGGCCCGACCCTGCCGCGCGATGGAACGTGCTCGCGTTCCACGCCGGCGTGATCGGCGTCGCGGACTTCACGGGCGGCGAGTTCAACGAGGTGAACGTGCCGACCTCGGCGCTCCGTCGCGACATGGACGACATCGCGGTCGGCCACTACCACAAGGCGACGCGGCTTGCGGAGAACGCGTGGTACGCGGGGGCCACCGAGCGCACTTCCTTCAAGGAGCGCGCGGAGCCGAAGGGGGTCCGGCTCGTGGATCTCGCGCGGGGCACGAGCGAGTTCGTCGAGATCCCGACGCGGCGCATGCTCGATCTCCCCGCGATCGAATGCTCGGATCTCGCGGAGGTCGAGATCGCGCCCGCGATCCTGCGCGCGCTCGGCGAGGCGGACCTTGCGGGCGCGGTGGCGCGGCTCGTCGTGCGCGACGTCCCGACGCACGTCGTGCGGACGATCGACCACGGGGCGATCCGCCGCCTCGCGGAGGCCGCCGTCCATCTGAACGTCGAATACGAGCGCGTCTCGACCGAGCGCGCGCCGGGCCAGGCGCCGGAGGCGATCGGCGGACTCCGCGCGGAGTTCGGGGCGTTCATGGACGCCGCGGTCGTGCCGACGCAGAAGGAACGCCTGAAGGCGATGGGCCTCGATTACCTCGAGGCGGCGGAGCGGGGGGACCCGGCGTGA
- a CDS encoding DUF373 family protein, whose amino-acid sequence MTLLVLSIDRDNDFGEKAGVASPIVGRAANLAAATALALADPEDSDANSLFAAVKLHDELVSEGEDVAIATVCGDRRVGPVSDRRIARDLDHVIAATKADRAILVTDGAEDEYLLPVVTSRVRVDAVRRVIVKQAADLESTYYIIKKALDDEKLQRTLVMPIALGLFMYGIFAVTGNAEKGFGAIAMTVGVYFLVKVSHMVAVARRLLADTYAGLTGGRITLFAGILAILVLLLGAILSARMIYELRDQVVWSLLAVRAIEGLAPFAVAASLIAIGGKVADVYVRERVVLWNYLTLPFSVVAVGLILHASLAVSENALLGVDNAVGLDELAALAAGFGFALIGAVTNAYVKERHPSAVRAERPG is encoded by the coding sequence ATGACCCTCCTCGTCCTCTCGATCGACCGCGACAACGACTTCGGCGAGAAGGCCGGGGTCGCAAGCCCCATCGTGGGGCGCGCCGCGAATCTCGCCGCCGCGACCGCGCTCGCGCTCGCCGACCCCGAGGACTCGGACGCGAACTCGCTCTTCGCGGCCGTGAAGCTGCATGACGAGCTCGTCTCGGAGGGCGAAGACGTCGCGATCGCGACGGTGTGCGGCGACCGCCGCGTCGGGCCCGTCTCCGACCGCCGCATCGCGCGCGACCTCGACCACGTGATCGCCGCGACGAAGGCCGACCGCGCGATCCTCGTGACGGACGGCGCGGAGGACGAGTATCTCCTCCCCGTCGTGACGAGCCGCGTCCGCGTCGATGCCGTCCGCCGCGTGATCGTGAAGCAGGCCGCGGATCTCGAATCCACGTACTACATCATCAAGAAGGCGCTCGACGACGAGAAGCTGCAGCGCACGCTCGTCATGCCGATCGCCCTCGGCCTCTTCATGTACGGCATCTTCGCCGTGACGGGCAACGCGGAGAAGGGTTTCGGCGCGATCGCGATGACGGTCGGCGTCTACTTCCTCGTCAAGGTCTCGCACATGGTCGCCGTCGCGCGGCGCCTCCTCGCGGACACGTACGCCGGCCTCACGGGAGGCCGCATCACGCTCTTCGCGGGCATCCTCGCGATCCTCGTCCTCCTCCTCGGCGCGATCCTCTCCGCGCGCATGATCTACGAGCTGCGCGACCAGGTGGTGTGGTCGCTGCTTGCGGTCCGCGCCATCGAAGGGCTCGCGCCCTTCGCGGTCGCGGCGAGCCTCATCGCGATCGGAGGCAAGGTCGCGGACGTCTACGTCCGCGAACGCGTGGTGCTCTGGAACTACCTCACGCTCCCTTTCAGCGTCGTCGCGGTGGGCCTCATCCTGCACGCATCGCTCGCGGTCAGCGAGAACGCGCTTCTCGGCGTCGACAACGCGGTCGGCCTCGACGAGCTCGCGGCCCTTGCCGCGGGCTTCGGCTTCGCGCTCATCGGGGCCGTCACGAACGCGTACGTGAAGGAGCGCCACCCCTCCGCGGTCCGCGCCGAGAGGCCCGGCTGA
- a CDS encoding site-2 protease family protein — protein MDEPAGTSVRSVADIRRVVEVRFPVYDMRFDEHVVHLYVTPDPATLEAQFSALKDDLKRVGLVPLLRYEGGEHSIYVVHKPQRRFRSTRVNLVLFVLTWITTTLAGAIIHLGYTHPGLEVGYWERWALAVSAPHLVGGFLTFALPLMLILTVHEMGHYVLSRRHGMEASLPFFIPLPPILSGGLPLGTLGAFISMREPMPNRKALLDIGIAGPIAGFIVAIPVLVVGMLLMQAHPVHIDAEPGSVARLGTPLIYDLLAAPFGFPETQLATPTVLAGWVGLFVTAINLFPAGQLDGGHVASALLGDRARFLSYATVALLVVLGLFGLPFLGIAPYDGWLMFALVIAFLGINHPPTLDSVSGVDRTRVFYGAVGVAMFVLCFTPVPFSTG, from the coding sequence GTGGACGAACCCGCGGGCACCTCGGTCCGGAGCGTCGCCGACATCCGGCGCGTCGTCGAAGTGCGCTTTCCCGTCTACGACATGCGCTTCGACGAGCACGTCGTCCACCTCTACGTGACGCCCGACCCCGCGACGCTCGAGGCGCAGTTCTCGGCGCTCAAGGACGACCTCAAGCGCGTCGGTCTCGTCCCGCTTCTGCGCTACGAGGGCGGCGAGCACTCCATCTACGTCGTCCACAAGCCGCAGCGCCGCTTCCGCTCGACGCGCGTGAACCTCGTCCTCTTCGTCCTGACGTGGATCACGACGACCCTCGCGGGCGCCATCATCCACCTCGGCTACACGCATCCCGGCCTCGAGGTCGGGTATTGGGAGCGCTGGGCGCTCGCCGTCTCCGCGCCGCATCTCGTCGGCGGGTTCCTCACGTTCGCGCTCCCGCTCATGCTCATCCTCACCGTCCACGAGATGGGGCACTACGTCCTCTCGCGCCGGCACGGCATGGAGGCGTCGCTCCCGTTCTTCATCCCCCTCCCCCCGATCCTCTCGGGGGGCCTCCCCCTCGGTACGCTCGGCGCCTTCATCAGCATGCGCGAGCCCATGCCGAACCGCAAGGCGCTCCTCGACATCGGCATCGCGGGCCCCATCGCGGGCTTCATCGTCGCGATCCCGGTCCTCGTCGTGGGCATGCTCCTCATGCAGGCGCACCCCGTCCACATCGACGCCGAGCCGGGGTCCGTCGCGCGCCTCGGCACCCCGCTCATCTACGACCTCCTCGCGGCGCCCTTCGGCTTCCCCGAGACGCAGCTTGCGACCCCCACGGTCCTTGCGGGCTGGGTGGGCCTCTTCGTGACGGCGATCAACCTCTTCCCCGCGGGGCAGCTCGACGGGGGCCACGTCGCCTCCGCGCTCCTCGGCGACCGCGCGCGCTTCCTCTCCTACGCGACCGTCGCCCTCCTCGTCGTGCTCGGCCTCTTCGGCCTCCCCTTCCTCGGGATCGCGCCCTACGACGGGTGGCTCATGTTCGCGCTTGTCATCGCCTTCCTCGGCATCAACCACCCGCCCACGCTCGACTCCGTGAGCGGTGTCGACCGGACGCGCGTCTTCTACGGCGCCGTCGGGGTCGCGATGTTCGTCCTGTGCTTCACGCCCGTCCCGTTCTCGACCGGCTGA
- the cutA gene encoding divalent-cation tolerance protein CutA: MQDDDVVSVYVTAASPEEARALARAVLAPRLAACANVVPAVESLYWWDGRLEEAREAAVVFKTRRDRVDALAATVRAASSYDVPCVAVWPVVGGNAAYLDWVRSEARPRPEP, from the coding sequence ATGCAGGACGACGACGTCGTCTCCGTCTACGTCACGGCCGCTTCCCCGGAGGAGGCGCGCGCCCTCGCCCGCGCCGTGCTCGCGCCGCGCCTCGCCGCGTGCGCGAACGTGGTGCCCGCCGTGGAGTCCCTCTACTGGTGGGACGGTCGGCTCGAGGAGGCGCGGGAGGCCGCGGTCGTGTTCAAGACGCGCCGCGACCGGGTGGACGCGCTCGCCGCGACGGTGCGCGCCGCGTCCTCGTACGACGTCCCGTGCGTGGCCGTGTGGCCGGTCGTCGGCGGGAACGCCGCCTACCTCGATTGGGTCAGGTCCGAGGCGCGTCCGCGACCGGAACCGTGA
- a CDS encoding DNA double-strand break repair nuclease NurA has product MSLDVTAERLARLLLERPVRDVPVATFVPGDVPRRVAAVDGSHALLLESGRLAVGAWRAAVVRIERGVPERPPAIVPEVALLDGVTAPALVETRLAALGAPAPKVEVEGARALEALRALAEFEAARGALAGLEAGDLLLLDGPLAPREPAPPAALLGALLSDARARGVDVAGVAKSTTATLSGVPALAAAERVGRGVPAPWAIELPPRAPGVLSRAVRLNVAGRRVFRVDVAAAEGRLEAVLGTLAALSVNPGYPGYPYPLALAHNAAVLTEEEQKDLVERLRARAARRGLSEAAWEAAFHDYHEELERGQ; this is encoded by the coding sequence GTGAGCCTCGACGTCACGGCCGAACGCCTCGCGCGCCTCCTTCTCGAGCGGCCCGTCCGCGACGTTCCCGTCGCGACGTTCGTCCCGGGCGACGTCCCGCGCCGCGTCGCGGCCGTCGACGGGAGCCACGCGCTCCTCCTCGAATCGGGACGCCTCGCGGTGGGCGCGTGGCGGGCCGCCGTCGTCCGCATCGAGCGGGGCGTCCCCGAGCGGCCGCCCGCGATCGTCCCCGAGGTCGCGCTCCTCGACGGCGTCACCGCGCCCGCGCTCGTGGAGACGCGGCTCGCGGCCCTCGGCGCGCCCGCGCCCAAGGTCGAGGTCGAAGGGGCCCGAGCGCTCGAGGCGCTGCGCGCGCTCGCCGAGTTCGAGGCCGCCCGGGGCGCTCTTGCGGGGCTCGAGGCGGGCGATCTGCTCCTCCTCGACGGGCCGCTTGCGCCGCGCGAGCCCGCGCCCCCCGCCGCGCTCCTCGGGGCGCTCCTTTCGGACGCCCGCGCGCGCGGCGTGGACGTCGCGGGCGTCGCGAAGTCCACAACGGCGACGCTCTCCGGCGTTCCCGCGCTTGCCGCCGCCGAGCGCGTGGGCCGCGGCGTCCCGGCGCCGTGGGCGATCGAGCTCCCGCCGCGGGCGCCCGGCGTCCTCTCGCGCGCCGTGCGCCTCAACGTGGCGGGCCGCCGCGTCTTCCGCGTCGACGTCGCCGCCGCGGAGGGTCGCTTGGAAGCCGTCCTCGGGACGCTCGCCGCGCTCTCGGTGAATCCCGGCTATCCGGGGTACCCGTACCCGCTCGCGCTCGCGCACAACGCGGCCGTCCTCACCGAGGAGGAGCAGAAGGACCTCGTCGAGCGCCTGCGCGCCCGCGCCGCGCGGCGCGGCCTTTCCGAGGCGGCCTGGGAAGCCGCGTTCCACGACTACCACGAGGAGCTCGAGCGCGGCCAGTAG
- a CDS encoding ribonuclease H-like domain-containing protein: MLEHSFSFLAGIGAARERRLWTDGLLTWEDYRAARRVRGIGAVAKAQHDAVLAVARAALPRDPAFFARVLPLAEHWRAFEAFGADAAYVDIETAQDGGVTVVGVHRRGRTTLLVRGRDLTADAVGAALAGATMLVTFNGASFDLPVLTRAGCAMPAVPHLDLMHALRKLGLRGGLKSIERQLGLARDDALDGLSGYDALILWARHERGERGALDTLLAYNRADVENMVPLAAYAARHLRDATVAPHLSRRSLAAFT, from the coding sequence GTGCTCGAGCACTCCTTCTCCTTCCTCGCCGGCATCGGGGCCGCGCGCGAGCGGCGGCTCTGGACGGACGGCCTCCTCACGTGGGAGGACTACCGCGCGGCGCGGCGCGTGCGCGGCATCGGCGCGGTCGCGAAGGCGCAGCACGACGCCGTGCTCGCCGTTGCGCGCGCCGCGCTCCCGCGCGACCCCGCGTTCTTCGCGCGCGTCCTCCCGCTCGCCGAGCACTGGCGCGCGTTCGAGGCCTTCGGCGCGGACGCGGCCTACGTGGACATCGAGACGGCGCAGGACGGCGGGGTCACCGTCGTGGGCGTCCACCGCCGCGGGCGGACGACGCTCCTCGTGCGCGGCCGCGACCTCACGGCCGACGCCGTGGGCGCGGCGCTCGCGGGCGCGACGATGCTCGTCACGTTTAACGGCGCGAGCTTCGACCTCCCTGTCCTTACGCGCGCGGGTTGCGCGATGCCCGCCGTGCCGCACCTCGACCTCATGCACGCGCTCCGCAAGCTCGGCCTGCGCGGCGGCCTCAAGTCCATCGAGCGGCAGCTCGGCCTCGCGCGCGACGACGCCCTCGACGGCCTCTCGGGCTACGACGCGCTCATCTTGTGGGCGCGCCACGAGCGCGGCGAGCGCGGCGCGCTCGACACGCTCCTCGCCTACAACCGCGCCGACGTCGAGAACATGGTGCCGCTTGCGGCGTACGCGGCGCGGCACCTGCGCGACGCCACCGTCGCGCCGCACCTCTCGCGGCGGTCGCTCGCGGCCTTCACCTGA
- a CDS encoding 6-hydroxymethylpterin diphosphokinase MptE-like protein, whose amino-acid sequence MDWNRWAPRYRAILADFGWREADDEAARDLLASLLPSPPPPLDRLAFLEGADVTVLGAGASLERAAPPRGPVVAADSAVARALARGFRIDAVVTDLDGDVDAQRDLNAKGVPLVVHAHADNRAALEAWVPRFPGPVVGTCQCAPLGNVLNFGGFTDGDRACFLAEALGARRILLAGFDWDAPAPDAAKAARGPAKAAKLAWARRLLADLTVPVADAPRT is encoded by the coding sequence ATGGACTGGAACCGGTGGGCCCCCCGCTATCGCGCGATCCTCGCCGACTTCGGATGGCGGGAAGCCGACGACGAGGCCGCGCGCGACCTTCTCGCGTCGCTACTCCCCTCCCCGCCGCCGCCCCTCGACCGCCTCGCGTTCCTCGAGGGCGCCGACGTCACCGTCCTCGGCGCGGGGGCGAGCCTCGAGCGCGCCGCGCCGCCGCGCGGCCCCGTGGTCGCCGCCGATTCGGCCGTCGCGCGCGCCCTCGCCCGCGGGTTCCGCATCGACGCCGTCGTCACGGACCTCGACGGCGACGTCGACGCGCAGCGCGACCTCAACGCGAAGGGCGTTCCGCTCGTCGTCCACGCCCACGCGGACAACCGCGCGGCCCTCGAAGCCTGGGTGCCGCGCTTTCCGGGACCCGTGGTCGGAACGTGCCAGTGCGCGCCCCTCGGAAACGTCCTGAACTTCGGCGGCTTCACGGACGGCGACCGCGCCTGCTTCCTCGCGGAGGCCCTCGGCGCGCGCCGCATCCTGCTTGCGGGCTTCGACTGGGACGCCCCCGCCCCGGACGCGGCCAAGGCCGCGCGAGGACCCGCCAAGGCCGCGAAGCTCGCCTGGGCGCGTCGACTCCTCGCGGACCTCACGGTTCCGGTCGCGGACGCGCCTCGGACCTGA